Proteins co-encoded in one Aquincola tertiaricarbonis genomic window:
- a CDS encoding dihydroorotase: MSRILIQGGRVIDPASGRDEITDVAIASDRIVAIGPAGDFQPDRRIDARGRIVAPGLVDLAARLREPGHEHEGMLESELAAAAAGGVTSLVCPPDTDPALDEPGLVEMLKFRARKLSRCRLFPLGALTRGLKGDILTEMAELTEAGCVGFSQAEVPIADTLVMQRALLYAATYGYTVWLRPQDAWLGKGVAASGAVATRLGLSGVPVMAETIALHTLFELVRATGARVHLCRISSAAGVALVRAAKAEGLPVTADVSINSLHLTDVDIGYFNSAMRVTPPLRQSRDRDALRAGLADGTIDALVSDHNPVSTDEKTLPFAEATPGATGLELLLPLALKWGEDSGAGLVRALAAITSEPVRALGASLGSLAASAGRLVAGGVADVCVFDPDERWQALPAALKSQGKHTPFAPEHTGFTLPGRVKATLVAGTVAYEDTAAAA, from the coding sequence ATGAGCAGAATCCTGATCCAAGGCGGCCGCGTCATCGACCCGGCCTCGGGCCGCGACGAAATCACCGACGTGGCCATCGCCTCCGACCGCATCGTGGCCATCGGCCCGGCGGGCGACTTCCAGCCCGACCGCCGCATCGACGCCCGCGGCCGCATCGTGGCCCCCGGCCTGGTGGACCTGGCGGCACGCCTGCGCGAGCCCGGCCATGAGCACGAAGGCATGCTGGAAAGCGAACTGGCCGCGGCCGCGGCCGGCGGCGTCACCAGCCTGGTGTGCCCGCCCGACACCGACCCCGCGCTCGACGAGCCCGGCCTGGTGGAGATGCTGAAGTTCCGCGCCCGCAAGCTGAGCCGCTGCCGGCTGTTTCCGCTGGGGGCACTCACCCGCGGCCTCAAGGGCGACATCCTCACCGAGATGGCCGAGCTGACCGAGGCCGGCTGCGTCGGCTTCTCGCAGGCCGAGGTGCCGATTGCCGACACGCTGGTGATGCAGCGCGCACTGCTCTACGCCGCCACCTACGGCTACACCGTGTGGCTGCGCCCGCAGGATGCCTGGCTGGGCAAGGGCGTGGCGGCCAGCGGCGCCGTGGCCACGCGGCTGGGCTTGTCCGGCGTGCCGGTGATGGCCGAAACCATCGCCCTGCACACGCTGTTCGAGCTGGTGCGTGCCACCGGCGCCCGGGTGCACCTGTGCCGCATCTCCAGCGCGGCCGGCGTGGCCCTGGTGCGCGCCGCCAAGGCCGAGGGCCTGCCCGTCACCGCCGACGTCAGCATCAACTCGCTGCACCTGACCGACGTGGACATCGGCTACTTCAATTCCGCGATGCGGGTGACGCCGCCGCTGCGCCAGAGCCGTGACCGCGACGCGCTGCGCGCCGGCCTGGCCGACGGCACGATCGACGCGCTGGTGAGCGACCACAACCCGGTGAGCACCGACGAGAAGACGCTGCCCTTCGCCGAGGCCACGCCCGGCGCCACCGGGCTGGAACTGCTGCTGCCGCTGGCGCTGAAGTGGGGCGAGGACAGCGGCGCCGGCCTGGTGCGGGCGCTGGCCGCCATCACCAGCGAGCCGGTGCGGGCGCTGGGTGCTTCGCTGGGTTCGCTGGCGGCCAGTGCCGGCCGCCTGGTGGCCGGTGGTGTGGCCGACGTCTGCGTGTTTGACCCCGACGAGCGCTGGCAGGCGCTGCCCGCCGCACTCAAGAGCCAGGGCAAGCACACGCCGTTTGCGCCCGAGCACACCGGCTTCACGCTGCCCGGCCGCGTCAAGGCCACGCTGGTGGCCGGCACGGTGGCCTACGAAGACACGGCAGCCGCGGCTTGA
- a CDS encoding cryptochrome/photolyase family protein translates to MKALDAALVWLRRDLRAEDNAALFHALKAARQVHCAFIFDSTLLDELPRADRRVEFIRDSLVGLDAQLRAMAAAHGVDGAGLIVRHGAAAQELPRLAHQLHVQAVYTNHDDESYAIQRDAKVRGALADLGISFHTSKDHVVFERSEVMTGAGSPYSVFTPYKNAWLKKVDAFYLSAYPVSRHAGALAPRPESDCSEVPTLESLGFERTNLHELKLPSGPVGAAELMQDFRERIDRYDDARNYPAVKGPSYMGPHLRFGTVSVRALAREAHERAAKGSPGAATWLSELIWRDFYNQVLHHHPRVVGHAFKPEYDAIKWDHGKAADALFAAWREGRTGYPLVDAAMHQLNETGYMHNRLRMVTASFLTKDLGIDWRRGEAYFALHLNDFDLASNNGGWQWAASTGCDAQPYFRIFNPVSQSEKFDAEGKFIRRYLPQLAKLPAKLIHAPWLARPIELAEAGVVLGKQYPHPVVDHDEARARTLERFAVVKRPA, encoded by the coding sequence ATGAAGGCCCTGGATGCCGCCCTGGTGTGGCTGCGCCGCGATCTGCGCGCCGAAGACAACGCCGCCCTCTTCCATGCGCTGAAGGCCGCGCGCCAGGTGCACTGCGCCTTCATCTTCGACAGCACCCTCCTCGATGAACTGCCGCGTGCCGACCGGCGGGTGGAGTTCATCCGCGACAGCCTGGTGGGCCTGGATGCGCAGCTGCGGGCGATGGCCGCCGCGCATGGCGTGGACGGCGCGGGCCTGATCGTGCGGCACGGCGCGGCGGCGCAGGAGCTGCCCCGGCTGGCCCACCAGCTGCACGTACAGGCCGTCTACACCAACCACGACGACGAGAGCTACGCCATCCAGCGCGATGCCAAGGTGCGCGGCGCACTGGCCGACCTGGGCATCAGCTTCCACACCAGCAAGGACCATGTGGTGTTCGAGCGCTCGGAGGTGATGACCGGCGCCGGCAGCCCCTACAGCGTGTTCACGCCCTACAAGAACGCCTGGCTGAAGAAGGTGGATGCCTTCTACCTGAGCGCCTACCCCGTCTCGCGCCATGCCGGCGCGCTGGCACCGCGGCCGGAGAGCGACTGCAGCGAGGTGCCGACGCTGGAAAGCCTGGGCTTCGAACGCACCAACCTGCATGAGCTGAAGCTGCCCAGCGGCCCGGTGGGCGCGGCCGAGCTGATGCAGGACTTCCGCGAGCGCATCGACCGCTACGACGACGCGCGCAACTACCCGGCCGTCAAGGGCCCCAGCTACATGGGGCCGCACCTGCGCTTCGGCACGGTGTCGGTGCGGGCGCTGGCGCGCGAGGCGCATGAACGTGCGGCCAAGGGCTCACCCGGCGCGGCCACCTGGCTGTCGGAGCTGATCTGGCGCGACTTCTACAACCAGGTGCTGCACCACCACCCGCGCGTGGTGGGCCATGCCTTCAAGCCCGAGTACGATGCCATCAAGTGGGACCACGGCAAGGCCGCCGATGCGCTGTTCGCCGCCTGGCGCGAGGGCCGCACCGGCTACCCGCTGGTGGATGCGGCGATGCACCAGCTCAACGAGACCGGCTACATGCACAACCGGCTGCGCATGGTCACGGCCAGCTTCCTGACCAAGGACCTGGGCATCGACTGGCGGCGCGGCGAGGCCTACTTCGCGCTGCACCTGAACGACTTCGACCTGGCGTCGAACAACGGCGGCTGGCAGTGGGCGGCCTCCACCGGCTGCGACGCGCAGCCCTACTTCCGCATCTTCAACCCGGTGTCGCAGAGCGAGAAGTTCGATGCCGAAGGCAAGTTCATCCGCCGCTACCTGCCGCAGCTGGCCAAGCTGCCGGCCAAGCTGATCCACGCGCCCTGGCTGGCGCGGCCGATCGAGCTGGCCGAAGCCGGTGTGGTGCTGGGCAAGCAATACCCGCACCCCGTGGTGGACCACGACGAGGCGCGGGCCCGCACGCTGGAACGCTTTGCCGTGGTCAAGCGGCCGGCGTGA
- a CDS encoding aspartate carbamoyltransferase catalytic subunit gives MKNPQLNQHGELIHLLSIEGLPRDVVTQILDTAGTFLSVNDRDVKKVPLLRGKSVFNLFFENSTRTRTTFEIAAKRLSADVLNLDIARSSTAKGESLLDTIANLSAMHADMFVVRHSESGAPYLIAQHCAPHVHVVNAGDGRHAHPTQGLLDMYTIRHFKKDFRNLTVAVVGDIVHSRVARSDIHALTTLGVPEIRAVGPKTLVPGDLAQMGVRVCHDMAEGIRDADVIIMLRLQNERMSGAMLPSSGEFFKSFGLTPEKLALAKPDAIVMHPGPINRGVEIDSSVADGRQSVILPQVTFGIAVRMAVMSIIAGNEA, from the coding sequence ATGAAGAACCCCCAACTGAACCAGCACGGCGAGCTGATCCACCTGCTGTCGATCGAAGGCCTGCCGCGCGACGTCGTCACGCAGATCCTGGACACCGCGGGCACCTTCCTCAGCGTCAACGACCGTGACGTGAAGAAGGTGCCGCTGCTGCGCGGCAAGAGCGTGTTCAACCTGTTCTTCGAGAACAGCACGCGCACCCGCACCACCTTCGAGATCGCGGCCAAGCGGCTGTCGGCCGACGTGCTCAACCTGGACATCGCGCGCAGCAGCACTGCCAAGGGCGAAAGCCTGCTGGACACCATCGCCAACCTGTCGGCCATGCATGCCGACATGTTCGTGGTGCGGCACAGCGAAAGCGGCGCGCCCTACCTGATCGCCCAGCACTGCGCGCCGCACGTGCACGTGGTCAACGCCGGCGACGGCCGGCATGCCCACCCCACGCAGGGCCTGCTGGACATGTACACCATCCGGCACTTCAAGAAGGACTTCCGCAACCTCACGGTGGCGGTGGTGGGCGACATCGTGCACTCGCGCGTGGCCCGCTCCGACATCCATGCGCTGACCACGCTGGGCGTGCCCGAGATCCGCGCCGTCGGCCCCAAGACCCTGGTGCCGGGCGACCTGGCGCAGATGGGCGTGCGGGTGTGCCACGACATGGCCGAAGGCATCCGCGATGCCGACGTCATCATCATGCTGCGGCTGCAGAACGAACGCATGAGCGGCGCGATGCTGCCCAGCTCGGGCGAGTTCTTCAAGAGCTTCGGCCTGACGCCCGAGAAGCTGGCCCTGGCCAAGCCCGACGCCATCGTGATGCACCCGGGGCCGATCAACCGCGGCGTCGAGATCGACTCGTCGGTGGCCGATGGCCGGCAGAGCGTGATCCTGCCGCAGGTGACCTTCGGCATCGCGGTGCGGATGGCCGTCATGAGCATCATTGCTGGGAACGAGGCATGA
- the pyrR gene encoding bifunctional pyr operon transcriptional regulator/uracil phosphoribosyltransferase PyrR, producing the protein MSTLSLDAEALYAELRTGVRGLLQPDALLVGVWSGGAWLAERLQADLGLPGAHGVISSALHRDDFGQRGMAAGVDATKLPFEIEGRHIVLVDDVLYTGRTIRAVINELFDFGRPASVTLAVLVDRGGRELPIQAAYAAARLALPASQRLSLARHEDGRLRFAVQAIEAGE; encoded by the coding sequence ATGAGTACTCTGTCCCTCGACGCCGAGGCGCTGTACGCCGAGCTGCGCACCGGCGTGCGCGGGCTGCTGCAGCCGGATGCGCTGCTGGTCGGCGTGTGGTCCGGCGGTGCCTGGCTGGCCGAGCGCCTGCAGGCCGACCTGGGCCTGCCCGGCGCGCACGGCGTCATCTCCAGCGCGCTGCACCGCGACGACTTCGGCCAGCGCGGCATGGCCGCCGGTGTCGACGCCACCAAGCTGCCCTTCGAGATCGAAGGCCGCCACATCGTGCTGGTGGACGACGTGCTGTACACCGGCCGCACCATCCGCGCGGTCATCAACGAGTTGTTCGACTTCGGTCGCCCGGCCAGCGTGACGCTGGCGGTGCTGGTGGACCGCGGCGGCCGTGAGTTGCCTATACAAGCGGCCTATGCCGCCGCCCGGCTGGCCCTGCCGGCGTCGCAGCGGCTGTCGCTGGCCCGGCACGAGGACGGCCGCCTGCGCTTTGCGGTGCAGGCGATCGAGGCGGGAGAGTGA
- the ruvX gene encoding Holliday junction resolvase RuvX, whose translation MSDQPDAPQPATAPPVPRSFLAFDYGTRRVGVASGNTLLRSATPLKTIAAEGDARFAAIEQLVRQWQPDALVVGVPVHPDGTPHDNTRRAQRFARQLHGRLRLPVHEVDERYSTTEALAGGAADVDAASAAIILDQFLRAQP comes from the coding sequence GTGAGCGACCAGCCCGACGCCCCCCAGCCCGCCACCGCGCCGCCCGTTCCCCGTTCCTTCCTGGCTTTCGACTACGGCACGCGCCGCGTGGGCGTGGCCAGCGGCAACACGCTGCTGCGCAGCGCCACGCCGCTCAAGACCATTGCGGCCGAGGGCGATGCCCGCTTCGCCGCCATCGAGCAGCTGGTGCGCCAGTGGCAGCCCGATGCGCTGGTGGTGGGCGTGCCGGTGCACCCCGATGGCACGCCGCACGACAATACCCGCCGCGCGCAGCGCTTCGCCCGCCAGCTGCACGGCCGGCTGCGGCTGCCGGTGCACGAAGTGGACGAGCGCTACAGCACCACCGAAGCGCTGGCCGGCGGCGCCGCCGACGTGGACGCGGCTTCGGCCGCCATCATCCTTGACCAGTTCCTGAGAGCCCAACCATGA
- a CDS encoding YqgE/AlgH family protein: MADSARINLTNQFLIAMPGMADENFVGAVVYLCEHTERGALGLVINKPIDIKLRNLFEKVELPLAREDLADAPVYFGGPVQTERGFVLHEKLSSDGGHYNSTMAIPGGDLEMTTSKDVLEALSSGAGPRKILVTLGYSGWGAGQLEDEISRNGWLTVDAKPEVIFDTPIAQRYDKALSLLGIDPRMLSGEAGHA, encoded by the coding sequence ATGGCCGACAGCGCCCGCATCAACCTCACGAATCAGTTCCTGATCGCCATGCCCGGCATGGCCGACGAGAACTTTGTCGGCGCCGTGGTCTACCTGTGCGAGCACACCGAACGCGGTGCGCTGGGCCTGGTGATCAACAAGCCCATCGACATCAAGCTGCGCAACCTGTTCGAGAAGGTGGAGCTGCCGCTGGCGCGCGAAGACCTGGCCGACGCGCCGGTGTACTTCGGTGGCCCGGTGCAGACCGAGCGCGGCTTCGTGCTGCACGAAAAGTTGTCCAGCGACGGCGGCCACTACAACTCCACCATGGCCATTCCCGGCGGCGACCTGGAAATGACCACCAGCAAGGACGTGCTGGAAGCCCTGTCCAGCGGCGCCGGCCCGCGCAAGATCCTGGTGACGCTGGGCTACAGCGGCTGGGGCGCCGGCCAGCTGGAAGACGAGATCAGCCGCAACGGCTGGCTGACGGTGGACGCCAAGCCCGAGGTCATCTTCGACACGCCGATCGCGCAGCGCTACGACAAGGCCTTGTCGCTGCTGGGCATCGACCCGCGCATGCTGAGCGGGGAGGCGGGGCACGCGTGA
- a CDS encoding class I SAM-dependent methyltransferase, which produces MSPPADTDPTERFFALLAESLAAGTLAKLVLGKYHGPEPELQRLTARPVQLRGQPHLSFVYTHRTKDITKNHPLDEAIALLRGLAGPAFSHAHLLTTAEDVQLLFSRKGKPALVRRPTAQAREAANTHDREKHRFLDLQRPFLRELGVTDAQHKLVPAMSRKWKQINKFVEVLDHAFDGSPLAGGTAPVRVLDFGSGKGYLTFAVHDYLTHTRGRPALVTGVELRDDMVQLCEGAARRLGLDGLHFQRGDVGSVETGATDVMIALHACDTATDHALHRGITAGASIILSAPCCHKQIRPQMKSPSLLQPMLQHGIHLGQQAEMVTDSLRALLLEAHGYATQVFEFISLEHTSKNKMILAVKRATPLPAARRQALRSQIAEIKAFYGITEHCLESLLDRTHPLETEPA; this is translated from the coding sequence ATGAGCCCGCCCGCCGACACCGACCCCACCGAACGCTTTTTCGCGCTGCTGGCCGAGAGCTTGGCCGCCGGCACGCTGGCCAAGCTGGTGCTGGGCAAGTACCACGGCCCCGAGCCCGAGCTGCAGCGGCTGACCGCCCGGCCGGTGCAGCTGCGTGGCCAGCCGCACCTGTCGTTCGTGTACACCCACCGCACCAAGGACATCACCAAGAACCACCCGCTGGACGAGGCCATCGCGCTGTTGCGCGGCCTGGCCGGCCCGGCCTTCAGCCACGCCCACCTGCTGACCACCGCCGAGGACGTGCAGCTGCTGTTCAGCCGCAAGGGCAAGCCCGCGCTGGTGCGCCGGCCCACGGCCCAGGCGCGCGAGGCGGCCAACACGCACGACCGCGAGAAGCACCGCTTCCTCGACCTGCAGCGGCCCTTCCTGCGTGAGCTGGGCGTCACCGATGCCCAGCACAAGCTGGTGCCGGCGATGTCGCGCAAGTGGAAACAGATCAACAAGTTCGTCGAGGTGCTGGACCATGCCTTCGACGGCAGCCCGCTGGCCGGCGGCACAGCGCCGGTGCGGGTGCTGGATTTCGGCTCGGGCAAGGGCTACCTGACCTTTGCGGTGCACGACTACCTGACCCACACCCGCGGCCGACCGGCGCTGGTGACGGGCGTGGAGCTGCGCGACGACATGGTGCAGCTGTGCGAAGGCGCGGCCCGCCGGCTGGGCCTGGACGGCCTGCACTTCCAGCGCGGTGACGTGGGCAGCGTGGAAACCGGTGCCACCGACGTGATGATCGCGCTGCACGCCTGCGACACCGCTACCGACCATGCGCTGCACCGCGGCATCACCGCGGGCGCGTCCATCATCCTCAGCGCGCCCTGCTGCCACAAGCAGATCCGCCCGCAGATGAAGAGCCCTTCCCTGCTGCAGCCGATGCTGCAGCACGGCATCCACCTGGGCCAGCAGGCCGAGATGGTGACCGACAGCCTGCGCGCCCTGCTGCTGGAAGCGCATGGCTATGCCACGCAGGTGTTCGAGTTCATTTCGCTGGAGCACACCAGCAAGAACAAGATGATCCTGGCGGTCAAGCGCGCCACGCCGCTGCCCGCCGCGCGGCGCCAGGCACTGCGCAGCCAGATCGCCGAGATCAAGGCCTTCTACGGCATCACCGAACACTGCCTGGAAAGCCTGCTGGACCGCACCCACCCGCTGGAGACCGAACCCGCATGA